The following are encoded in a window of Kitasatospora sp. NBC_01250 genomic DNA:
- the rimM gene encoding ribosome maturation factor RimM (Essential for efficient processing of 16S rRNA) has product MQLVVGRIGRAHGIRGDVFVEVRTDEPELRLGPGAVLLTDPATVGPLTVESGKVHSGRLLIRFAGVKDRTDAEALRGTMLIAEVDPEERPEEEDEYYDHQLIGLDVVLLDGTPVGELTEVVHLPYQDLLTVTRPDGTEVLIPFVSKIVPTIDLENQRAVIDPPGGLIDGEGAEVAGGPEGDR; this is encoded by the coding sequence TCGGCCGGATCGGCCGCGCCCACGGCATCAGGGGGGACGTCTTCGTCGAGGTCCGCACCGACGAACCCGAGCTGCGGCTCGGGCCCGGCGCGGTCCTGCTCACCGACCCCGCCACCGTGGGCCCGCTGACCGTGGAGTCCGGCAAGGTGCACAGCGGTCGGCTGCTGATCCGCTTCGCCGGCGTCAAGGACCGCACCGACGCCGAGGCGCTGCGCGGGACCATGCTGATCGCCGAGGTCGACCCGGAGGAGCGGCCGGAGGAGGAGGACGAGTACTACGACCACCAGCTGATCGGCCTGGACGTGGTGCTGCTGGACGGCACCCCGGTCGGCGAGCTGACCGAGGTGGTCCACCTGCCCTACCAGGACCTGCTGACGGTCACCAGGCCGGACGGCACCGAGGTGCTGATCCCGTTCGTCAGCAAGATCGTGCCGACCATCGACCTGGAGAACCAGCGGGCCGTCATCGACCCGCCCGGCGGGCTGATCGACGGCGAGGGGGCCGAGGTGGCCGGCGGACCGGAGGGCGACCGATGA